The following proteins are co-located in the Polymorphospora rubra genome:
- a CDS encoding sigma-70 family RNA polymerase sigma factor: MHTPDSDDEITRWALAAGRGDRAAASSFIQATQHQVIRFLGHLTDATEAEDLAQETYLRAMKSLPRFAGRSSAKTWLLSIARRVAVDHVRAVTVRPRVAALENWEHAAEATLARGVPHRFEDEIVLRDLLDALPADRREAFVATQIAGLSYAEAAEVCDCPVGTIRSRVARAREDLVGMVQERRRDGRNLRASG; the protein is encoded by the coding sequence ATGCACACGCCGGACAGCGACGACGAGATCACCCGATGGGCGCTGGCCGCCGGCCGGGGCGACCGGGCGGCCGCGTCGTCGTTCATCCAGGCCACCCAGCACCAGGTGATCCGCTTCCTCGGCCACCTCACCGACGCCACCGAGGCCGAGGATCTGGCCCAGGAGACCTACCTGCGGGCGATGAAGTCACTCCCCCGGTTCGCCGGCCGGTCGTCGGCGAAGACCTGGCTGCTGTCGATCGCCCGCCGGGTCGCCGTCGACCACGTCCGGGCGGTCACCGTACGACCCCGGGTCGCCGCGCTGGAGAACTGGGAACACGCCGCCGAGGCGACCCTGGCCCGCGGCGTCCCGCACCGGTTCGAGGACGAGATCGTGCTGCGAGACCTGCTCGACGCGCTGCCCGCCGACCGGCGCGAGGCGTTCGTCGCCACCCAGATCGCCGGGCTGAGCTACGCCGAGGCGGCCGAGGTCTGCGACTGCCCGGTCGGCACGATCCGGTCCCGGGTCGCCCGGGCCCGGGAGGACCTCGTCGGCATGGTCCAGGAGCGCCGCCGCGACGGCAGGAACCTGCGCGCCTCCGGCTAG
- a CDS encoding zf-HC2 domain-containing protein — protein MGCDECREALSAGLDGEDGPVERGAADAHLDICPQCQEWYDNAALVTRLARTGAVPVTFTVDDAVLAALPARPTVRASAGRLLDRVRGPAAVPLRIALGVLGLAQFLLGAAQIGGLTAASHLHGVAGVEGANHLWHESAAWNVALGAGFAWIALRRVRPTGILPTLTAFVVVLTLLTTDDLIGGRVEFTRVLSHSLIVLGFLVVLALSRVLPDPGTPPVRRPDRGRWRATFDDVAEPAEPAEPVPGLRIVRAAPPAQATADTRRAA, from the coding sequence ATGGGGTGCGATGAGTGTCGCGAGGCGCTGTCAGCCGGCCTGGATGGCGAGGACGGTCCGGTCGAGCGGGGGGCAGCTGACGCACATTTGGACATTTGTCCGCAATGTCAGGAATGGTATGACAATGCGGCATTGGTGACTCGGCTCGCCCGTACCGGCGCGGTGCCGGTCACGTTCACGGTCGACGACGCGGTGCTGGCCGCCCTTCCGGCGCGGCCCACGGTGCGCGCGAGCGCCGGGCGCCTGCTCGACCGGGTACGCGGGCCGGCGGCGGTGCCGCTCCGGATCGCGCTCGGCGTGCTCGGACTGGCGCAGTTCCTGCTCGGTGCCGCGCAGATCGGCGGGCTGACCGCGGCCAGCCACCTGCACGGCGTGGCCGGCGTCGAGGGTGCCAACCACCTGTGGCACGAGTCGGCCGCCTGGAACGTCGCGCTCGGCGCCGGCTTCGCCTGGATCGCCCTGCGCCGGGTACGGCCGACCGGCATCCTGCCCACCCTGACCGCGTTCGTGGTCGTGCTGACCCTGCTCACCACCGACGACCTGATCGGCGGTCGGGTCGAGTTCACCCGGGTGCTCAGCCACAGCCTGATCGTGCTCGGCTTCCTCGTCGTGCTGGCCCTGTCGCGGGTGCTGCCGGACCCGGGCACGCCACCGGTGCGCCGCCCGGACCGCGGCCGCTGGCGGGCCACCTTCGACGACGTCGCCGAGCCGGCCGAGCCGGCCGAGCCGGTGCCCGGCCTGCGGATCGTACGCGCGGCGCCGCCCGCCCAGGCCACCGCCGACACCCGTCGCGCCGCATAA